From a region of the Alosa sapidissima isolate fAloSap1 chromosome 9, fAloSap1.pri, whole genome shotgun sequence genome:
- the LOC121719184 gene encoding histone H2A-like → MMSRNELHVDWLSPFCSHPLRYGVAPRWCGIIIHAFPLSSISVFRRTPTKKMSGRGKTGGKARAKAKTRSSRAGLQFPVGRVHRLLRKGNYAQRVGAGAPVYLAAVLEYLTAEILELAGNAARDNKKTRIIPRHLQLAVRNDEELNKLLGGVTIAQGGVLPNIQAVLLPKKTEKSK, encoded by the coding sequence ATGATGTCACGCAACGAACTACACGTTGATTGGCTCTCACCATTCTGTTCTCATCCACTGAGGTACGGAGTAGCACCGCGCTGGTGTGGCATAATAATACATGCCTTTCCACTGTCTAGCATTTCTGTATTCAGACGAACACCTACTAAGAAGATGAGCGGTAGAGGCAAAACCGGCGGCAAGGCCAGAGCTAAGGCCAAGACTCGTTCCTCCAGGGCTGGACTTCAGTTCCCTGTGGGCCGTGTGCATAGGCTGCTGCGTAAAGGCAACTATGCTCAGCGTGTCGGCGCTGGTGCACCGGTGTACTTGGCTGCTGTGCTCGAGTACCTGACTGCTGAGATCCTGGAGTTGGCCGGCAACGCTGCCCGTGACAACAAGAAGACTCGTATCATTCCCCGCCATCTGCAGCTGGCTGTGCGTAACGACGAGGAGTTGAACAAACTGCTCGGCGGAGTGACCATCGCTCAGGGTGGTGTGCTACCCAACATCCAGGCTGTACTGCTGCCCAAGAAGACTGAGAAGTCCAAGTAA
- the LOC121719194 gene encoding histone H3: MARTKQTARKSTGGKAPRKQLATKAARKSAPATGGVKKPHRYRPGTVALREIRRYQKSTELLIRKLPFQRLVREIAQDFKTDLRFQSSAVMALQEASEAYLVGLFEDTNLCAIHAKRVTIMPKDIQLARRIRGERA; encoded by the coding sequence ATGGCCAGAACAAAGCAAACCGCCCGCAAATCTACCGGAGGCAAGGCTCCGAGGAAGCAGCTCGCCACCAAGGCTGCGCGTAAAAGCGCACCTGCCACCGGTGGCGTGAAGAAGCCTCACCGTTACAGGCCTGGCACCGTGGCTCTGAGAGAAATCCGTCGTTACCAGAagtccacagagctgctgatcCGCAAGCTGCCCTTCCAGCGTCTGGTCAGGGAAATCGCTCAGGATTTCAAGACTGATTTGCGCTTCCAGAGCTCTGCTGTCATGGCTCTTCAGGAGGCTAGCGAGGCTTACCTCGTCGGTCTGTTCGAGGACACAAACCTGTGCGCCATCCACGCCAAGAGAGTCACTATCATGCCCAAGGACATCCAGCTGGCTCGTCGTATCCGTGGGGAGCGTGCTTAA
- the LOC121719178 gene encoding histone H1-like: protein MAETAPAPAAAPAKAPKKKAPRPKKTGPSVGELVVKAISASKEKKGVSLAALKKALTAGGYDVEKNNARVKLAIKSLVTKGTLVQTKGTGASGSFKLNKKQAVEKKPVKKAAPKAKKPAAKKPAAAKKPKKAAAKKPAAAKKSPKKAAKKPATPKKATKSPKKAKKPAAPKKAAKSPKKAKAAKPKVAKPKAAKPKKAAPKKK, encoded by the coding sequence ATGGCAGAAACAGCTCCAGCTCCCGCTGCGGCCCCAGCAAAGGCCCCTAAGAAGAAGGCGCCCCGACCCAAGAAAACTGGCCCAAGTGTGGGCGAGCTCGTCGTCAAGGCCATCTCTGCTtcaaaagagaagaaaggagtcTCTCTGGCTGCGCTGAAGAAAGCACTGACGGCTGGTGGGTACGATGTGGAGAAGAACAACGCTCGTGTCAAACTGGCCATCAAGAGTTTGGTCACCAAGGGAACTCTTGTCCAGACAAAAGGGACCGGCGCGTCCGGCTCGTTCAAGCTGAACAAGAAACAGGCAGTGGAAAAGAAGCCGGTAAAGAAGGCAGCTCCTAAAGCCAAGAAGCCTGCAGCGAAGAAACCTGCGGCGGCAAAGAAGCCCAAGAAGGCAGCAGCCAAGAAGCCTGCGGCCGCCAAAAAGTCTCCGAAGAAAGCAGCCAAGAAGCCCGCCACACCGAAAAAGGCAACGAAGAGCCCGAAGAAGGCCAAGAAGCCCGCTGCCCCCAAGAAGGCAGCGAAGAGCCCCAAGAAAGCAAAGGCAGCGAAACCCAAGGTGGCTAAGCCTAAAGCTGCCAAACCCAAAAAGGCTGCACCCAAGAAGAAGTAA
- the LOC121719203 gene encoding histone H2B-like translates to MPDPAKPAPKKGSKKAVTKTAGKGGKKRRKSRKESYAIYVYKVLKQVHPDTGISSKAMGIMNSFVNDIFERIAGEASRLAHYNKRSTISSREIQTAVRLLLPGELAKHAVSEGTKAVTKYTSSK, encoded by the coding sequence ATGCCTGATCCAGCCAAGCCTGCCCCAAAGAAGGGCTCTAAGAAAGCCGTGACAAAGACCGCCGGCAAGGGTGGCAAGAAGCGCAGAAAGAGCAGGAAGGAGAGCTACGCCATCTACGTGTACAAAGTCTTGAAGCAGGTCCATCCTGACACCGGTATCTCTTCCAAGGCTATGGGCATTATGAACTCCTTCGTGAATGACATCTTTGAGCGCATTGCTGGGGAGGCTTCTCGCTTGGCTCACTACAACAAGCGCTCCACCATCTCTTCCAGGGAGATCCAGACTGCAGTGCGTCTGCTTCTGCCCGGTGAGCTGGCCAAGCACGCCGTGTCCGAGGGAACCAAGGCCGTCACCAAGTATACCAGCTCCAAGTAA